The following are encoded together in the Lathyrus oleraceus cultivar Zhongwan6 chromosome 3, CAAS_Psat_ZW6_1.0, whole genome shotgun sequence genome:
- the LOC127131532 gene encoding uncharacterized protein LOC127131532 — MPIIWGHTTCACKRAAYNYEALAISRMGSGCYRRNKANLVEIIKANGQVEAANKVIISLIRKHIGKKPRNWHKTLDQALWACRTSPKEAIAITPFRLVYGHDAVLPIEIQVQAVRTQRQYEIHSEDYWSMMTDELVDVDEERMLALDSLQRQKEKVARTYNKKVKGKAFAVDDLVWRVILPMDRNDRVFGKWSPNWKGRFKMLQAFSNNAYKVEELASDRRILRVNGKYLKKYRSLLQEVKILAD; from the exons ATGCCAATTATATGGGGGCATACAacatgtgcctgcaagcgagcTGCATACAATTATGAAGCCCTGGCCATTTCGAGGATGGGCTCTGGATGTTATAGGAGAAATAAGGCCAACCTCGTCGAAATAATAAAG gcgaatggccaagtcgaagctgCTAATAAGGTAATCATCAGCCTAATAAGGAAACACATAGgaaagaagccaagaaattggcataagacgttgGATCAAGCTTTGTGGGCGTGTCGAACGTCACCAAAAGAAGCAATTGCAATAACCCCATTTCGACTGGTGTATGGGCACGACGCAGTATTGCCAATAGAGATTCAGGTCCAGGCGGTCAGAACCCAAAGGCAGTACGAAATACATTCTGAAGATTACTGGAGTATGATGACAGACGAATTGGTCGACGTAGATGAAGAAAGAATGTTAGCGTTGGACTCCCTACAAAGGCAGAAAGAGAAAGTCGCCCGAACCTACAATAAAAAGGTGAAAGGTAAAGCGTTTGCTGTTGACGATCTGGTTTGGAGAGTGATCCTGCCTATGGACAGAAATGATAGAGTTTTTGGAAAATGGTCCCCTAATTGGAAAGGACGGTTTAAAATGTTGCAGGCCTTTTCCAACAACGCCTACAAAGTCGAAGAGTTGGCATCAGATAGGCGAATTCTAAGAGTGAATGGAAAGTACTTGAAAAAATATAGGtctctccttcaagaggtcaaaattttGGCAGACTAA